In a genomic window of Allomeiothermus silvanus DSM 9946:
- a CDS encoding PucR family transcriptional regulator translates to MPRAVAMSLPTLRQILELPAFAGAELLSGHSHLDQVVTWVHVAEVMDAWRFLSGGELILSTGLELARATPEERVTYLRALAQAGAHGLALELVQWIQEVPAELLQTARLLEFPILAFRREVRFADLTRAAHERILRPHGARGDEPLLEAILEALIETGRSQGFLQRQLGPILSLPSRPRSTLLSTLEALLASQFNIAETARRLGVRRQSIYYRLEQLRGMLGDLDSTERRLGLWVALELLKR, encoded by the coding sequence GTGCCACGCGCCGTTGCTATGAGTCTGCCCACCCTACGCCAGATCCTCGAGCTGCCTGCTTTTGCCGGGGCTGAACTGCTCTCCGGCCATTCCCACCTTGACCAGGTCGTCACCTGGGTTCACGTTGCGGAGGTCATGGACGCCTGGCGCTTTCTGTCGGGGGGCGAGCTGATCCTGAGCACGGGCCTCGAGCTCGCCCGCGCTACGCCGGAGGAAAGGGTCACCTACCTGCGCGCGCTGGCCCAGGCCGGGGCCCACGGGCTGGCCCTCGAGCTTGTCCAGTGGATACAGGAGGTGCCCGCCGAACTCTTGCAAACTGCGCGGCTGCTCGAGTTCCCCATCCTTGCCTTCCGAAGGGAGGTGCGTTTTGCCGACCTCACCCGCGCTGCCCATGAGCGCATCTTGCGCCCCCACGGGGCGAGGGGAGACGAGCCCCTGCTCGAGGCTATCCTCGAGGCACTGATCGAGACCGGCCGCAGCCAGGGCTTCCTCCAGCGCCAGCTCGGGCCCATCCTCTCCCTGCCCAGCCGCCCGCGTTCGACGCTGCTTTCGACGCTGGAAGCCCTGCTCGCTTCGCAGTTCAACATTGCCGAAACGGCCCGGCGGCTCGGGGTACGGCGGCAGAGCATCTATTACCGCCTGGAGCAGCTAAGGGGCATGCTGGGCGACCTCGACAGCACCGAACGCCGGCTGGGGTTGTGGGTGGCGCTCGAGCTGCTCAAGCGGTAG
- a CDS encoding aminotransferase class III-fold pyridoxal phosphate-dependent enzyme, with product MERPSSEIIQENRDYTLFSWSVQSQANPIHMTHAQGVWFWDGEGNKWLDFSSQLININVGHQHPKVLEAIKKQVDQLCFAGPSFATEPRGKLGKKLAEVTGLAKSFFTLGGAEANENAMKIARLYTGRDKIITRYRSYHGATMGSMTASGDPRRWPVEPGIPGIVRVFDPYCYRCPFGKTPDSCRRECVSHIEEVIQMEGPHTIAAILVEGITGSNGLLVPPDDYYPKLRALCDKYGILLITDEVMSGFGRTGKWLSTQHYGVKPDIVTCAKGLTSGYMPLGAVIVSQPIADYFEKNMLWGGLTYSGHPVSCAAAVANLSVYEEEHLFENTETQGRYLAERLEAMKRKYACVGDVRYKGLFSVLELVRDKATKEPLAPFNGTSPEMQKLTGYLKSKHVYAFSRFNMVWVCPPLVITREELKYGLDIYEEALALVDQMLGAVAAD from the coding sequence ATGGAACGCCCCTCGTCGGAAATCATCCAGGAGAACCGCGACTACACCCTTTTCTCCTGGTCGGTGCAGAGCCAGGCCAACCCCATCCACATGACGCACGCCCAAGGGGTGTGGTTTTGGGATGGTGAGGGCAACAAGTGGCTGGACTTCAGCTCTCAGCTCATCAACATCAACGTCGGGCACCAGCACCCGAAGGTGCTCGAGGCTATCAAGAAACAAGTAGACCAACTCTGCTTCGCCGGGCCCTCCTTCGCCACCGAGCCGCGCGGGAAGCTCGGCAAGAAGCTGGCCGAGGTCACGGGCCTCGCCAAGAGCTTCTTCACGCTGGGCGGGGCCGAGGCCAACGAGAACGCCATGAAGATCGCCCGGCTCTATACCGGACGCGACAAGATCATCACCCGCTACCGTTCCTATCACGGGGCCACCATGGGCTCCATGACTGCCTCCGGCGACCCTCGCCGCTGGCCGGTGGAGCCGGGCATCCCCGGCATCGTGCGGGTCTTCGACCCCTACTGCTACCGCTGCCCCTTCGGCAAGACCCCCGACTCCTGCCGCCGCGAGTGTGTGAGCCACATCGAAGAGGTCATCCAGATGGAAGGCCCGCACACCATCGCGGCCATTTTGGTGGAGGGGATTACCGGCTCGAACGGCCTTCTGGTTCCGCCGGACGATTACTACCCCAAGCTGCGGGCGCTGTGCGACAAGTACGGCATCCTGCTCATCACCGACGAGGTAATGTCGGGCTTCGGGCGCACCGGCAAGTGGCTCTCCACCCAGCACTACGGGGTCAAGCCCGATATCGTGACCTGCGCCAAGGGCCTCACCAGCGGCTACATGCCTTTGGGTGCGGTGATCGTGAGCCAGCCCATCGCCGACTACTTCGAGAAGAACATGCTCTGGGGCGGCCTGACCTACTCGGGCCACCCGGTCTCCTGCGCGGCGGCGGTGGCTAACCTATCGGTCTACGAGGAGGAACACCTCTTCGAGAACACCGAAACTCAAGGCCGGTACCTGGCGGAGCGCCTCGAGGCCATGAAGCGCAAGTACGCCTGCGTCGGTGACGTGCGCTACAAGGGGCTCTTCAGCGTGCTCGAGCTGGTGCGCGACAAGGCCACCAAGGAGCCCCTGGCCCCCTTCAACGGGACTTCTCCCGAGATGCAGAAGCTCACCGGATACCTAAAGTCCAAACACGTCTATGCCTTTAGCCGCTTCAACATGGTTTGGGTCTGCCCGCCTTTGGTCATTACCCGGGAGGAGCTGAAGTATGGCCTGGACATCTACGAAGAGGCCCTGGCGCTGGTAGACCAGATGTTAGGAGCGGTAGCAGCCGATTGA
- a CDS encoding bacteriohemerythrin, which yields MAIEWSPSYETGEIRIDQQHRNLFDRVNRLERMLEVGEVLDQAEVENLLIFLESYINTHFAYEELCMTLRGCPIARKNKEAHDKLLAFYDDFAQRYAARGKADAAMLRGLHEVLSKWLVGHVCNIDVQLRSRVSAARL from the coding sequence GTGGCGATCGAATGGAGCCCCAGCTATGAAACGGGCGAGATACGTATCGACCAACAGCACCGCAATTTATTTGATCGTGTGAACCGCCTCGAGCGCATGCTCGAGGTGGGTGAGGTATTGGATCAAGCCGAGGTGGAGAATCTCCTGATCTTTTTGGAGAGTTACATAAATACCCATTTTGCTTATGAAGAGTTGTGTATGACGCTGCGGGGCTGTCCTATAGCCCGGAAGAATAAGGAAGCCCATGATAAGCTCCTGGCGTTTTACGACGATTTCGCTCAACGTTATGCCGCGCGCGGGAAAGCCGATGCGGCGATGCTACGTGGGCTGCATGAAGTGCTGAGCAAGTGGTTGGTAGGGCATGTGTGCAATATAGACGTGCAGTTACGTAGCCGCGTTTCTGCCGCAAGGCTATAG
- a CDS encoding CoA-acylating methylmalonate-semialdehyde dehydrogenase has translation MAVREPEVGIKRVSHWIGGRVVVGNSGRSGAVWNPATGQKQAMVDFASAEEVDRAIAVAKEAFKSWRQTPLSRRAEIMFKFRELIDANRKKIAELITLEHGKTLPDALGEVARGLENVEFACGIPNLLKGGYSEQVSRGVDVYQIRQPLGVVAGITPFNFPAMVPMWMFANAIACGNTFVLKPSEKDPSASMYLAELLQQAGLPDGVFNVVHGDKVAVDRLLEHPDVKAVSFVGSTPIAKYIYETGTKHGKRVQALGGAKNHMVVLPDADINMAADAAVSAAYGSAGERCMAISVVVAVGDVADPLIEAIKERMPKIKVGPGLEEGSEMGPLISKEHRDKVASYVENAPKEGATVVVDGREDPVSQREGFFLGTSLLDNVKPGMKCYDDEIFGPVLSVVRVKTYEEALKLVNEHPYGNGTAIFTRDGGAARQFQFDVEAGMVGINVPIPVPVAYYSFGGWKASLFGDLHMYGPEGVQFYTRAKVVTSRWPDPSTSKVDLGFPQVR, from the coding sequence ATGGCAGTTCGGGAACCTGAGGTGGGCATTAAGCGGGTATCGCACTGGATCGGCGGGCGGGTTGTGGTGGGTAACTCGGGGCGTAGCGGGGCAGTGTGGAACCCCGCTACGGGGCAGAAGCAGGCTATGGTGGATTTCGCTAGCGCAGAGGAGGTAGATCGCGCTATCGCCGTTGCCAAGGAGGCCTTCAAGAGCTGGCGCCAGACCCCCCTTTCGCGGCGGGCCGAGATCATGTTCAAGTTCCGCGAGCTCATCGACGCCAACCGCAAGAAGATCGCTGAACTCATCACCCTCGAGCACGGCAAGACCCTACCCGACGCCCTGGGCGAGGTAGCCCGTGGCCTGGAGAACGTCGAGTTCGCCTGCGGCATCCCCAACTTGCTCAAGGGCGGCTACTCCGAACAGGTCAGCCGCGGGGTGGACGTCTACCAGATCCGCCAACCGTTGGGTGTAGTGGCGGGCATCACCCCTTTTAACTTCCCCGCTATGGTGCCGATGTGGATGTTCGCCAACGCCATCGCCTGCGGTAACACCTTCGTGCTCAAGCCCTCCGAGAAGGATCCCTCAGCCAGCATGTACCTCGCCGAGTTGCTCCAGCAGGCGGGCCTGCCCGACGGCGTGTTCAACGTGGTGCACGGGGACAAAGTGGCTGTGGATCGGCTCTTGGAACACCCCGACGTCAAGGCGGTGAGCTTCGTAGGCTCGACCCCCATCGCCAAGTACATCTACGAGACCGGCACCAAGCACGGTAAGCGCGTGCAAGCCCTGGGCGGGGCGAAGAACCACATGGTCGTGCTTCCCGACGCCGACATCAACATGGCCGCCGACGCCGCCGTCTCGGCCGCCTACGGCTCGGCGGGCGAGCGCTGCATGGCGATCTCGGTCGTGGTGGCGGTGGGCGACGTGGCCGACCCCCTCATCGAGGCCATCAAGGAACGCATGCCCAAGATCAAGGTGGGGCCGGGGCTCGAGGAGGGCAGCGAGATGGGCCCCCTCATCTCCAAGGAGCACCGCGACAAGGTGGCCTCCTACGTGGAGAACGCCCCCAAAGAAGGGGCTACCGTGGTGGTGGATGGCCGAGAGGATCCGGTGAGCCAGCGCGAAGGCTTCTTCCTGGGCACCTCGCTGCTTGACAACGTCAAACCAGGCATGAAGTGCTACGACGACGAGATCTTCGGCCCGGTGCTGAGTGTGGTGCGGGTCAAGACTTACGAAGAGGCCCTCAAACTCGTCAACGAGCATCCTTACGGTAACGGCACCGCCATCTTTACCCGTGACGGCGGCGCGGCCCGCCAGTTCCAGTTTGATGTAGAGGCGGGCATGGTGGGCATCAACGTGCCCATTCCGGTGCCGGTGGCCTACTACAGCTTCGGCGGCTGGAAGGCCAGCCTCTTCGGCGACCTGCACATGTACGGCCCCGAGGGCGTGCAGTTCTACACCCGCGCCAAGGTGGTCACCAGCCGCTGGCCCGACCCCAGCACTTCCAAGGTGGACTTGGGCTTTCCGCAGGTGCGATAG
- a CDS encoding tetratricopeptide repeat protein — MSLTDSAGNPVTVSDPAALAYFDQALDDFLHFRGDLAGDIERSIQADPDFALGYAYKGYVGVLGTEPADAAAAKAVLAAYLARANLSRLSERERMHLRAARTLLEGDFHRAGQLLAEISLEYPRDTLALAVGHQIDFFTGSAGMLRDRPAGVMYAWTPEDRHYPNLLGMLAFGLEETGQYDRAEEVGLEAVERNPKDVWSIHAVTHTYEMQGRFARGMRFMEERFEDWASGNYFILHNWWHYALYALEAGDVERALEIHDTVLLTADNAGLALTLLDATALCWRLYLEGHDLRPRFAEQAERWRRKVEPAFYAFNDMHMTMAFVGAGLEQEAEELIRSRERWLATYPPEHLSNVRMTREVGLPVCKAVLAFGRGQYRRVVELLYPIRRRLHEFGGSHAQRDAVLRTLLEAAIRGGDYPLSQALLSERISIKPRSPYNWLKQAQLLERIGETAKAELARKNAARHRSGSAS, encoded by the coding sequence ATGTCCCTGACCGATAGTGCGGGCAACCCTGTGACCGTTAGCGATCCTGCGGCTTTGGCCTACTTCGATCAGGCCCTCGATGACTTCCTACACTTCCGTGGGGACTTGGCGGGGGACATCGAGCGCTCCATCCAAGCCGACCCCGATTTTGCCCTGGGCTATGCTTATAAGGGTTACGTCGGTGTGCTCGGCACCGAACCCGCCGATGCAGCTGCCGCCAAGGCGGTGTTGGCGGCCTACTTGGCCAGGGCCAACCTTTCCCGGCTGAGCGAGCGCGAGCGGATGCACCTGCGGGCGGCCCGGACCCTGCTTGAGGGCGACTTTCACCGGGCCGGGCAACTCCTGGCCGAGATCTCGTTGGAGTACCCCCGCGACACCCTGGCCCTGGCGGTGGGTCACCAGATCGACTTCTTCACCGGGAGCGCCGGGATGCTGCGTGACCGGCCTGCTGGGGTAATGTATGCTTGGACCCCTGAGGATCGCCACTACCCCAACCTGTTGGGGATGCTCGCTTTTGGCCTCGAGGAGACCGGGCAGTACGATCGGGCCGAGGAAGTGGGCCTGGAAGCGGTGGAGCGCAACCCCAAGGATGTGTGGAGCATCCACGCCGTGACCCACACCTACGAGATGCAAGGGCGCTTTGCTAGGGGAATGCGTTTCATGGAAGAGCGCTTCGAAGACTGGGCCAGCGGCAATTACTTCATCCTGCACAACTGGTGGCACTATGCCCTCTACGCCCTCGAGGCTGGGGACGTGGAGCGGGCGTTGGAGATCCACGACACGGTGCTTCTCACTGCTGATAACGCTGGGCTGGCGCTGACCCTGCTAGACGCCACCGCGTTATGTTGGCGGCTTTACCTCGAGGGCCACGACCTGCGCCCTCGCTTTGCTGAACAGGCCGAGCGCTGGAGGCGCAAGGTGGAACCGGCTTTTTACGCCTTCAACGATATGCACATGACCATGGCCTTCGTGGGGGCAGGGCTTGAGCAGGAGGCCGAAGAACTCATCAGAAGCCGTGAGCGCTGGCTCGCCACCTATCCTCCCGAGCATCTCAGCAACGTGAGGATGACCCGCGAGGTCGGGCTGCCGGTATGTAAGGCCGTGCTGGCTTTCGGGCGAGGCCAGTACCGCCGGGTAGTGGAACTTCTATACCCCATCCGTCGCCGCCTGCACGAGTTCGGCGGCAGTCACGCCCAGCGCGATGCAGTGCTACGGACCTTGCTCGAGGCCGCTATCCGCGGGGGGGACTACCCGCTGTCCCAGGCCCTCCTTAGTGAACGGATCAGCATCAAGCCGCGCAGCCCCTATAACTGGCTCAAACAAGCTCAACTGCTCGAGCGGATCGGAGAGACCGCCAAAGCCGAACTGGCCCGCAAAAACGCGGCCCGCCATCGCTCGGGTAGCGCTAGCTAA
- the can gene encoding carbonate dehydratase, with the protein MGSLEHLLEHNRRWSANIRQREPDFFVKLARQQSPNYLWIGCSDSRVPANEIVDLLPGELFVHRNVANVVVHSDLNCLSVMQYAVDVLEVKHLIVCGHYGCGGVRAALLGERLGLIDNWLHHVRDVFQKHQTQVLGLAEETQRIDRLCELNVIEQVVHVCQTTVVHDAWARGQQLAVHGWIYGLRDGRLHTLMCDVSGPGQLEAAYQEALAVSYPAP; encoded by the coding sequence ATGGGTTCGCTCGAGCACCTGTTGGAACACAACCGCCGTTGGTCAGCCAACATCCGCCAGCGAGAGCCAGATTTCTTTGTCAAGCTTGCCCGCCAGCAAAGCCCCAATTACCTGTGGATTGGTTGCTCGGACAGCCGGGTTCCTGCGAACGAGATCGTTGACCTGCTCCCGGGTGAGCTGTTCGTACACCGCAACGTGGCGAATGTGGTAGTGCATAGCGACCTCAATTGCCTTTCGGTGATGCAATATGCCGTGGATGTGCTCGAGGTCAAGCACCTCATCGTATGCGGCCACTACGGTTGTGGCGGGGTTCGTGCAGCGCTGTTGGGCGAGCGGTTAGGGCTCATCGATAACTGGCTACACCATGTACGCGATGTCTTCCAAAAACACCAGACCCAGGTGTTGGGGTTGGCAGAAGAAACCCAGCGGATTGACCGCTTGTGTGAGCTGAACGTGATTGAGCAGGTTGTCCACGTCTGCCAGACCACCGTGGTCCATGATGCCTGGGCCAGAGGCCAGCAACTCGCTGTACACGGTTGGATCTACGGGCTGCGCGACGGGCGGCTGCATACCCTGATGTGCGACGTGAGCGGGCCAGGCCAACTCGAGGCCGCCTACCAGGAGGCCCTGGCGGTCTCGTACCCTGCCCCCTGA
- a CDS encoding quinone-dependent dihydroorotate dehydrogenase — protein sequence MYARVRPWLFRQDPESIHELAIHLLAFAAGGRPRLKLLSALLRVQDERLKVRLWGLEFPNPIGLAAGFDKNARAVAAWPALGFGHVEIGSVTALAQPGNPKPRLFRLPQDQALINRMGFNNDGAEVIAARLERWQQTHGKIPVPLGINLGKSKLTPLEEAPADYLKSLRLLWPYGDYFAINVSSPNTPGLRQLQDRDRLEELLGAVMGFARAQPEAKPVLLKIAPDLSWEQVDEILELAERYGLSGLIATNTTVARDGLTTPTSEAGGLSGRPLRARSLEVLQYLSRQLQGRLPIISVGGIFSPEDVLERLRGGASLVQVYTGFIYEGPFMLRNLNRGLLEHLERLGLKSVEDVRRSSNP from the coding sequence ATGTACGCACGGGTGAGACCCTGGCTCTTCCGCCAGGATCCGGAATCCATACACGAATTAGCGATACACCTCCTGGCCTTCGCGGCGGGGGGTCGGCCCCGGCTCAAGCTGTTGTCGGCGTTGTTGCGGGTGCAGGACGAGCGGCTCAAGGTACGGCTATGGGGCCTCGAGTTCCCTAACCCCATCGGCTTGGCCGCGGGTTTCGACAAGAACGCCCGGGCGGTGGCGGCCTGGCCCGCTTTGGGCTTTGGGCATGTAGAAATCGGGAGCGTGACGGCCTTGGCCCAGCCGGGAAACCCCAAGCCCCGGCTTTTCCGGCTTCCCCAGGATCAGGCCCTCATCAACCGCATGGGCTTCAACAACGATGGCGCGGAGGTGATTGCGGCCCGGCTCGAGCGCTGGCAGCAGACCCACGGCAAGATACCGGTTCCCTTGGGGATCAACCTGGGGAAATCGAAGCTCACCCCGCTCGAGGAGGCCCCTGCCGATTATCTCAAAAGCCTGAGACTGCTCTGGCCTTATGGCGATTACTTCGCGATCAACGTGAGTTCGCCCAACACGCCGGGGCTGCGGCAGTTGCAGGATCGGGACCGGCTCGAGGAGCTGCTTGGGGCGGTGATGGGGTTTGCCCGCGCCCAGCCGGAGGCCAAGCCTGTCTTGCTCAAGATCGCCCCCGACCTCTCCTGGGAGCAGGTAGATGAGATCCTCGAGTTGGCTGAGCGCTACGGGCTATCCGGCCTCATCGCCACCAACACCACCGTGGCTCGAGATGGCCTTACCACCCCCACTTCTGAGGCTGGCGGGTTGTCCGGTAGGCCGCTCAGGGCCCGCTCACTGGAGGTCTTGCAGTATTTGAGCCGACAGCTTCAAGGCCGTCTCCCGATCATCTCGGTAGGCGGGATTTTTTCCCCAGAGGATGTGCTCGAGCGCCTGCGAGGGGGGGCCTCGTTGGTCCAGGTATACACCGGATTCATCTATGAAGGCCCGTTTATGCTCAGGAATCTGAACCGGGGGCTGCTCGAGCACCTCGAGCGGTTGGGCCTAAAGAGCGTCGAAGATGTACGCCGATCCTCCAACCCGTAA
- a CDS encoding dihydroorotase — MQGEILLKNVRLVDASGDRGPADVLIGEGKILALDGGNAQRTLDASGLILCPGFFDPHAHLREPGQEVKEDLETGLTAAARGGYTDVVSMPNTTPPVDHPEVVAALIKKARQIGQARLHPAAALTQGQEGKLLTEAKLLKEAGAVMLTDDGKTNEDAGVLALGLTYAASWGLPVSVHAEDAGLRRGGVMNEGPLSFRLGLPGNPSAAEAARIARDLEIVRYVLERQTQDARHDPRLHIQHLSTARGLQLIRQAKAEGLPVTTEVGPHHLTLTHERLESLDPVYKVAPPLRTQADLEALIQGLLDGSIDCIGTDHAPHTQAEKEQDLIRAPFGIPSLEVAFPLLYTELYLKRGFPLATLIERFTDGPRRVLGFRPIHLEEGHEASLTLLDPKSERAVDPAGFASKAKFSPWAGWRLSGWPVMTWVEGREVFVHPSFAVGA; from the coding sequence GTGCAAGGTGAAATCCTCCTCAAGAATGTCCGGCTGGTGGACGCCTCCGGCGATCGCGGACCAGCCGACGTGTTAATTGGTGAAGGCAAGATCCTGGCGCTGGACGGTGGGAATGCCCAGCGCACCCTCGATGCCAGCGGGCTTATCCTCTGCCCTGGCTTTTTCGATCCTCACGCCCATCTGCGCGAACCAGGACAGGAGGTAAAAGAGGACCTCGAGACTGGCCTTACTGCCGCTGCCCGAGGCGGCTATACCGACGTGGTCTCGATGCCCAACACCACCCCCCCAGTAGACCACCCCGAGGTCGTGGCGGCCCTCATCAAAAAGGCCCGCCAGATCGGCCAGGCCCGGCTCCATCCCGCCGCTGCCCTCACCCAGGGGCAAGAGGGCAAACTTCTCACCGAAGCCAAGCTGCTCAAAGAAGCCGGGGCGGTGATGCTCACCGACGACGGCAAGACCAATGAAGACGCCGGGGTGCTGGCCTTAGGTCTTACTTACGCGGCCTCTTGGGGCTTGCCGGTCTCGGTACACGCTGAGGACGCTGGCCTGCGCCGGGGTGGGGTGATGAACGAGGGGCCGTTATCCTTCCGTTTGGGTTTACCGGGCAATCCGAGCGCGGCGGAGGCAGCCAGGATCGCGCGGGATTTGGAGATTGTGCGCTATGTGCTCGAGCGCCAAACCCAAGACGCCCGACACGACCCACGGCTGCATATTCAGCATCTTTCCACCGCTCGAGGGCTGCAACTCATCCGCCAGGCCAAGGCCGAAGGCCTACCCGTCACCACCGAGGTCGGGCCGCATCACCTGACCCTAACCCACGAACGCCTGGAGAGCCTCGACCCGGTGTACAAAGTCGCCCCGCCCTTGCGTACCCAGGCCGACCTCGAAGCGCTCATCCAAGGTTTGCTGGATGGCTCGATTGACTGCATCGGCACCGACCACGCCCCCCATACCCAGGCCGAGAAGGAACAGGATTTGATCCGGGCACCCTTCGGGATTCCCAGCCTCGAGGTAGCCTTTCCCCTCCTCTACACCGAGCTTTACCTCAAGCGGGGCTTCCCCCTCGCGACCCTGATCGAGCGCTTCACCGACGGGCCCCGCCGGGTACTAGGCTTCAGGCCCATTCACCTCGAGGAGGGCCACGAGGCGAGCCTGACCCTTCTCGATCCCAAAAGCGAGCGGGCGGTGGATCCAGCCGGCTTTGCCTCCAAGGCCAAATTCAGCCCCTGGGCAGGGTGGCGGCTTTCCGGGTGGCCGGTGATGACCTGGGTGGAAGGACGTGAGGTCTTCGTCCACCCGAGCTTCGCGGTAGGTGCCTGA
- a CDS encoding aspartate carbamoyltransferase catalytic subunit: protein MITELTQQTTLPKHLLDFQSWSRKHIEDLFETAKLMQEVLSRPVKKVPALTGFTVATVFFENSTRTRLSFELAARRMSADVLSFSAATSSLAKGESYKDTLLTLDAMGIDAYVIRTDAAGVPYQAVRWLGKPIINAGDGWRAHPTQALLDAFSLLERLGSLEGRKIAIVGDILHSRVARSNAELLPMLGAEVWLCGPATLLPSGLPKVTMTTHLHEALRDADAVMALRLQRERMDKGLLPSLPEYVAGYQITQERLGWAKPGAPLLHPGPMNRDVELEGTLADAAQSLIERQVANGQAVRMAVLYHLLVGRKSA, encoded by the coding sequence ATGATCACCGAGCTGACCCAGCAGACCACTCTTCCCAAGCATCTGCTCGACTTCCAAAGCTGGAGCCGTAAGCACATCGAAGACCTCTTTGAGACGGCCAAGCTGATGCAGGAGGTGCTCTCGAGGCCAGTCAAAAAGGTTCCGGCCCTCACCGGGTTCACGGTCGCAACGGTGTTCTTTGAGAACTCCACCCGTACCCGCCTCTCATTTGAGCTCGCCGCCCGGAGGATGTCCGCCGACGTGCTCTCTTTTAGCGCGGCCACTTCTTCTTTAGCCAAAGGCGAGAGCTACAAAGACACCCTGCTCACCCTGGACGCGATGGGTATCGACGCCTACGTGATCCGCACCGACGCTGCAGGGGTACCCTATCAGGCGGTGCGATGGTTGGGAAAGCCCATCATCAACGCTGGGGACGGTTGGCGAGCCCACCCCACTCAGGCGCTCTTGGACGCATTTAGCCTGCTCGAGCGCCTGGGCTCCCTCGAGGGCAGGAAAATCGCCATCGTGGGGGACATCCTTCACTCTCGAGTGGCCCGCTCCAACGCGGAACTCCTGCCGATGCTGGGGGCCGAGGTCTGGCTATGTGGCCCGGCGACCCTGCTGCCCAGCGGGCTACCTAAGGTCACGATGACCACCCACCTCCACGAAGCCCTGCGGGATGCCGACGCGGTGATGGCCCTGCGGCTACAGCGAGAGCGTATGGACAAGGGGCTCCTGCCCAGCTTGCCGGAGTATGTCGCAGGCTACCAGATCACCCAAGAACGCCTGGGATGGGCTAAACCGGGGGCTCCCCTCCTCCACCCTGGCCCGATGAACCGCGACGTGGAGCTCGAGGGCACCCTAGCCGATGCCGCCCAAAGCCTCATAGAGCGCCAGGTGGCCAACGGCCAGGCGGTGCGGATGGCGGTGCTATACCACTTACTGGTGGGGAGAAAAAGCGCTTAG
- the pyrR gene encoding bifunctional pyr operon transcriptional regulator/uracil phosphoribosyltransferase PyrR: MTFKAQIMSPDDVRRALTRIAHEIVEKNKGTEGLILVGIHTRGIPMAQRIAEIIKTFEGAEIPVGVLDITLYRDDLSEIGIQPKVRETRIPFDIAGRSIVLVDDVIYTGRTVRAALDALVDLGRPQRIYLAVMVDRGHRELPIRADFVGKNLPTSKSELVKVKIAETDGEDGVELWERQ, from the coding sequence ATGACCTTTAAGGCCCAGATCATGAGCCCGGACGACGTGCGCCGGGCGCTCACCCGCATCGCCCACGAAATCGTGGAGAAGAACAAGGGCACCGAGGGGCTGATCCTGGTGGGGATCCATACCCGGGGCATCCCCATGGCTCAGCGCATCGCCGAGATCATCAAAACCTTTGAAGGGGCCGAGATCCCGGTGGGCGTGCTGGATATTACCCTCTACCGTGACGACCTCTCGGAGATCGGCATCCAACCCAAAGTGCGCGAAACCCGCATTCCCTTTGATATCGCCGGGCGCTCCATCGTGCTGGTAGACGACGTGATCTACACGGGGCGCACGGTGCGGGCGGCCCTTGACGCTTTGGTGGATCTGGGCCGCCCCCAGCGCATCTACCTAGCCGTCATGGTAGATCGGGGACACCGCGAGTTGCCCATCCGGGCGGACTTCGTGGGCAAGAACCTGCCCACTAGCAAAAGCGAATTGGTCAAGGTCAAAATCGCCGAAACCGACGGAGAGGATGGTGTCGAGCTATGGGAGCGGCAGTAA